ACAGCTTCGCGACGTCTGGTGCGAGGAGATCGAGCAGGCGCTCGCCGGCAAGAAGACCGCCAAGCAGGCGCTCGACGCCGCCGTCGAACGCGGCAACACGATGCTCCGGCAGTTCGAAAAGACCGCCGTGAAATAAGGCGATAAGCGGCAGGCCGGTCTCGCGGCCTGCCGCTCTCCTCACATCATGCAAAAGCAAGCCATTTTCCAATCCAGGCTATTGCCGTTCGCGCTGGTTGCGCCGCAGCTCGCGATCGTGCTGATCTTTTTCTACTGGCCGGCCGCGCAGGCGGTGATCCAGTCCTTCCTGCTGCAGGACGCCTTCGGCCTCTCGACCAGCTTCGTCTGGTTCGACAACTACGTCGAACTGCTCAAGGATCCCGCCTATTTCGAGGCGATCGTCCGGACCTTCTTCTTCTCGTTCGCGATCGCGCTCTCGTCGCTGTCATTGGCGCTGCTGCTCGCCGTGATGGCGGACAAGCCGATGCGCGGCGGCGCGGTCTATCGCACCCTGCTGATCTGGCCCTATGCAGTCGCCCCGCCCGTGGTCGGCGTGCTCTGGATCTTCATGCTGCACCCCTCGCTCGGCGTGATTTCGCGCTATCTGCGCGCCGCCGGCATCGACTGGAATCCGCTGCTCGATGGCAACCAGGCAGCACTGCTGGTCATTCTCGCCGCGGCCTGGAAGCAGGTCTCCTACAATTTCCTGTTCTTCCTAGCCGGCCTCCAGGCTATCCCGAGGAGCGTGATGGAGGCGGCCGCGATCGATGGCGCCCGCCCGATGCGGCGGTTCTGGACCGTGACCTTCCCGCTGCTGTCGCCGACCATCTTCTTCCTCCTGGTCGTCAACATCGTCTACGCCTTCTTCGACACCTTCGGCATCATCGACACCATGACCCGCGGCGGTCCCGGCAAGGCGACGGAAACGCTCGTCTACAAGGTCTATTCCGACGGCCTGCTCGGCGGCAATCTCGGCAGCTCCGCGGCGCAATCGGTCATCCTGATGGCGATCGTCATCGTGCTGACGGGAATCCAGTTCCGCTTCGTCGAACGCAAGGTGACCTACTGATGGTCGAGCAAGAGGGCATCCGCCGCTACGTCGCCCATGTGATCCTGTGGATCGGGATCGCGATCGTCGCCTTCCCGGTCTATATCGCGATCGTCGCCTCGACCCAGGACAACGCGCTGATCGCCAACGGTCAGATGTCGCTCTTGCCGGGCGGACACTTCTTCGAGGTCTACTACCAGACCATCTTCGTCGGCACGAGCGGCTCGACCCGCGAGCCCGTCGCCAACATGATGCTCAACTCGCTGATCATGGCGATGCTGATCGCGGTCGGCAAGATCGCGATCTCGATCATCTCGGCCTATGGGATCGTCTATTTCCGCTTCCCGTTCCGGATGCCGATCTTCTGGATCATCTTCATCACCCTGATGCTGCCGGTCGAGGTGCGCATCTATCCGACCTACAAGATCGTCGCCGATTTGCACATGCTCGACAGCTTTGCCGGCCTGTCGCTGCCGCTGATCGCGTCGGCCACCGCGACGCTGCTGTTCCGCCAGTTCTTCATGACGGTGCCGGACGAGCTCCTCGAGGCCTCGCGCATCGACGGCGCGGGACCTCTGCGCTTCTTCTGGGATACGCTGCTGCCGCTGTCGCGCACCAACATGGCCGCGCTATTCGTGATCCTCTTCATCCTCGGCTGGAATCAATACCTCTGGCCGCTGTTGATCACCACCCGTGACGACATGCAGACCATCCAGATCGGTATCCGCAAGATGATCACCACCACCGATGCGCTCACCGAATGGCCGATCGTGATGGCGACCGCCGTGCTCGCGATGCTGCCGCCGGTGTTCGTCGTCGTCGCGATGCAGAAATTGTTCGTGCGCGGCCTGGTCGAGACCGAGAAGTGAGTTTTTGGAAGTGAGTTTTTGGAAGTGAGTTTTTGGAAGTGAGTTTTCATGGCTAACGTCACCCTGCGCAACGTCCGCAAGACCTATCCCGGCGGCTTCGAGGCCATCAAGGGCGTCGACGTCGATGTCGGCGACGGGCAGTTCTGCGTGCTGGTCGGTCCAAGTGGCTGCGGCAAGTCGACGCTGCTCCGCATGGTCGCGGGGCTCGAGACCGTCAGCGGCGGCGAGATCGACATCGGCGGCCGCGTCGTCAACCAGGTCGAGCCAGCCGACCGCGACATCGCGATGGTGTTCCAGAACTACGCTCTCTATCCGCATATGAGCGTCTACAACAACATGGCCTATGGCCTGCGCAACCGCGGCATGGCGGAAGCCGAGATCAAGACCCGCGTCGAGGAAGCCGCGCGCGTGCTCGAGCTCGCGCCGATGCTCGAGCGCAAGCCGCGCCAGCTCTCAGGCGGCCAGCGTCAGCGCGTCGCCATGGGCCGCGCCATCGTGCGGCAGCCGAAAGTGTTCCTGTTCGACGAGCCGCTGTCCAATCTCGATGCCAAGCTACGCATCGCGATGCGCGTCGAGATCCGCAAATTGCAGCGCCGGCTCAACACCACGTCGATCTACGTCACCCACGACCAGCTCGAGGCGATGACGCTCGCCGACATCCTCGTGGTGATGAACGGCGGCCAGGTCGAGCAGGTCGGCAATCCCCTGGCGATCTACGAGAAGCCGGCCACCACCTTCGTCGCGTCCTTCATCGGGGCGCCGCCGATGAACCTGATGTCGACGCGGCCGGACGAGATCAGGACGCAACTCGGCGCTAACGGCCGCGCGGCGGAAGCCGGCATCCTCGGCATCCGCCCGGAAGACCTCGTCATCACCGACCAGACGCCGGCCGGCGGCGTGGCGCTCGCCCTCACCGTGGAAGCGATCGAACGGGTCGGCGCCGAAACCTTCGTCTATGGCGCGCGCCGGCAGGACGAGCAGCCGGTCGCAGCGACGCCCGGCGAGCTGCCGCCCGGCGAAGTCATCGTCCGGATCCCCGGAGCCGAGGCGCCCGCGATCGGCCAGAAGATCCGCGTCGCCGCGGTCCGCGAGAAGCTGCACCTTTTCAGCGGCGACGGCCGCAAGCGGATCGAGGCCTGAGGCTTCCCAAGGCCGGTCGATAAAAAATGTCGAAAACAACCCCATGCAAAGTAGCCGGGGGTCTCGCCCGTCATTCCGGGGCGTCCGAAGGACGAACCCGGAATCTCGAGATTGTGGCGCGGAATTCCGGATTCGGCGCTTCGCGCCGCTCCGG
This region of Bradyrhizobium sp. CCGUVB1N3 genomic DNA includes:
- the ugpA gene encoding sn-glycerol-3-phosphate ABC transporter permease UgpA is translated as MQKQAIFQSRLLPFALVAPQLAIVLIFFYWPAAQAVIQSFLLQDAFGLSTSFVWFDNYVELLKDPAYFEAIVRTFFFSFAIALSSLSLALLLAVMADKPMRGGAVYRTLLIWPYAVAPPVVGVLWIFMLHPSLGVISRYLRAAGIDWNPLLDGNQAALLVILAAAWKQVSYNFLFFLAGLQAIPRSVMEAAAIDGARPMRRFWTVTFPLLSPTIFFLLVVNIVYAFFDTFGIIDTMTRGGPGKATETLVYKVYSDGLLGGNLGSSAAQSVILMAIVIVLTGIQFRFVERKVTY
- the ugpE gene encoding sn-glycerol-3-phosphate ABC transporter permease UgpE, translating into MVEQEGIRRYVAHVILWIGIAIVAFPVYIAIVASTQDNALIANGQMSLLPGGHFFEVYYQTIFVGTSGSTREPVANMMLNSLIMAMLIAVGKIAISIISAYGIVYFRFPFRMPIFWIIFITLMLPVEVRIYPTYKIVADLHMLDSFAGLSLPLIASATATLLFRQFFMTVPDELLEASRIDGAGPLRFFWDTLLPLSRTNMAALFVILFILGWNQYLWPLLITTRDDMQTIQIGIRKMITTTDALTEWPIVMATAVLAMLPPVFVVVAMQKLFVRGLVETEK
- a CDS encoding sn-glycerol-3-phosphate import ATP-binding protein UgpC, producing MANVTLRNVRKTYPGGFEAIKGVDVDVGDGQFCVLVGPSGCGKSTLLRMVAGLETVSGGEIDIGGRVVNQVEPADRDIAMVFQNYALYPHMSVYNNMAYGLRNRGMAEAEIKTRVEEAARVLELAPMLERKPRQLSGGQRQRVAMGRAIVRQPKVFLFDEPLSNLDAKLRIAMRVEIRKLQRRLNTTSIYVTHDQLEAMTLADILVVMNGGQVEQVGNPLAIYEKPATTFVASFIGAPPMNLMSTRPDEIRTQLGANGRAAEAGILGIRPEDLVITDQTPAGGVALALTVEAIERVGAETFVYGARRQDEQPVAATPGELPPGEVIVRIPGAEAPAIGQKIRVAAVREKLHLFSGDGRKRIEA